GTCGTCGGCCTTCAGGTACCAGCGCTCCGGGCCGGTGGTGACCGCTTCCATGTACAGGCCGCCGCCGTCCTCGCGCGGCGGGCGCTGCAGGCTGACGATCGCCACGCCATGCGGCGGCCGGCTCAATGCCAGCAGCGTGCGTTGCACGGTGCGCGCCAGTTCGGCCGACTCCATCCGCTCGTCGAGCGGGCGGAATGCCAGGCGGTAGGTGAACGACGCAGCGGCGCGGGACATGGGCATGGACAGGCAACGGGCGCCCAAGGGTACCCAATCCGGCCAGGCCCGCCCAGCCGGCGCCGCGCGCGCCCCGATTAGCCTATGCGGCAGCGCCCGTTGCCGGGTGCGTCAGCTTCCGCCGCGCGCCAGCCACTTGCCGGCCATCCGCCGCAGCGACGGATCCAGGTCCGGCTCGGCCAGCAGTTCGGCGATCGGGCGCCAGGCCAGGGCCAGCGACTCGGCGCTGACCGCGAACGTTTCGTCGGCGCCGGCGCGCACCACGTAGCGCGCGTCGAAGTGCCAGTGCCCGGGCACCTCCTGGCGCGCGGGGATCCAGTGCCGGTCCAGGTCGAACACGGCGCCGTCCTCCAGCGCCAGCCCGGGCAGCCCGGACTCCTCCTCGGCTTCCTTCAGCGCCACCTGCGCCAGGTCGCGGTCGCCGTCGGCATGCCCGCCCAGCTGCAGCCAGCGCTGCAGCTTGCGGTGGTGGGTCAGCAGGGTGCGTGCGCCGTCGGCGCTGACCAGCCAGGCCGAACCGGTGAAGTGGCCGTCCAGGCGCGCACGCACGAACGGGTCGTGCGCATCGTCCAGCAACGCCAGGAATTGCGCGGCAACCTCGGCCTCCTGCGGCCAACGGACGGCATAGGCCTGCAACTGGCGGCGCAGGGAGAGGTCCGGCATGGGGCATTCTCGCGATCGGGGCCGGCCATTATCGCCGCCGACGGTGCGGCGCGGCTTGTGGCGGCCGTCCGGCTTTGGCATGGTACGACGCTTGCGTGGCCCGCTTGGGCCTAGCGCACCATCTTTACCGGGGCACGACAGCCCCGATCGCCACCAGGGGATGCACCGCATGCTGAAGTCTCTGTTGAGGGTCAAGCCGATCGAACCGGCCGGGCACGTCGATGCCGGCGAACCGTTCGAAGGCAGCCTGGAAGGCGAAGCCACGCTGAAACGGACCCTCACCGCCAGGCACCTGATCCTGCTCGGCATCGGTGCGGTGATCGGCGCGGGCATCTTCGTGCTGACCGGCCAGGCCGCTGCCAACCACGCCGGCCCGGCGGTGATGCTGTCGTTCGTGTTCGCCGGCATCGCCTGCGCCTTCGCCGGCCTGTGCTACGCCGAGTTCGCGGCGATGATGCCGGTCTCCGGCAGCGCCTATTCCTACTCCTACACCACCCTGGGCGAAGGCGTGGCCTGGTTCATCGGCTGGTGCCTGGTGCTGGAATACCTGTTCGCCGGCTCCAGCGTCGCGGTCGGCTGGTCGGCCTACCTGATCAGTTTCCTGACCGGCACCCTGGGGCTGCCGTTCCCGGCGGAACTGGCGAGTTCGCCGCTGGCCTGGAACGGCCACGCCTTCGTCGCCTCCGGCGGCATCGTCAACCTGCCGGCGGTGCTGATCGTCGGCGCGGTCAGCATCCTGTGCTACGTCGGCGTCACCCAGTCGGCGTTCGCCAACGCCATCGTGGTGGCGATCAAGGTCCTGGTGATCTGCCTGTTCGTCGGCTTCGGCGTGTCCCACGTCGATCCGGCCAACTGGCATCCGTTCATCCCCGAAAACACCGGCCCGGGCGAGTTCGGCTGGAGCGGCGTGTTCCGCGCCGCTTCCATCGTGTTCTTCTCCTACATCGGCTTCGACGCGGTCTCCACCTCCGCCGGCGAGACCAAGGACCCGCAGCGCAACATGCCGATCGGCATCCTGGTGTCGCTGGCGGTGTGCACGGTCATCTACATCATCGTCTGCGCGGTGCTGACCGGGCTGCTGCCCTACACCCAGCTCGGCACCGCCAAGCCGGTCGCCACCGCGCTGGAGCACTATCCCAGCCTGGCCTGGCTGAAGACCTTCGTGGAGATCGGCGCCATCGCCGGCCTGTCCTCGGTGGTGCTGGTGATGCTGATGGCGCAGCCGCGCATCTTCTACACGATGGCGCGCGACGGCCTGCTGCCCAAGCTGTTCGGCAAGGTCCACCGCAAGTTCCACACGCCCTACGTGGGCACGATCGTCGTCGGCGTGGTCGCCGCGCTGCTGGCCGGGCTGATCCCGCTGGACGTGCTCGGCGAACTGGTGTCGATGGGCACCCTGCTCGCCTTCGCCACCGTGTGCGTCGGCGTGCTGGTCCTGCGCTTCACCAAGCCGGACCTGCCGCGGCCGTTCCGGGTGCCGTTCGCGCCGGTGGTCTGCACGCTCGGCGCGCTGTTCTGCGTCGGCCTGTTCCTGCAGGCGTTCCAGGAACACTGGAAGGTGTTCGTCGGCTGGACCCTGATCGGCCTGGTCATCTATTTCGGCTACGGCATCCGCCACAGCCGCCTGGCCGGCAAGGCTTAATTGCGAGTCCCTCGCAAGAGCCCGCACATCCATGTGCGGGGATTCAACTCTCGAGTCCTCCCTCGCAAGAGCCCGCACATCCATGTGCGGGATTCAACAGGAACCGCTCCATGCTCAAACAACTCTGGGCCACCAAACATCCCCATGCCAGCCACGAGGACGCCGGCGGCCTGGGCCTGCAGCGTGCGCTCGGCCCCTGGGGCCTGACCGCGCTGGGCATCGGCGCGGTGATCGGCGGCGGCATCTTCGTCATCACCGGGCAGGCCGCGGCCAACCATGCCGGCCCGGCGATCATGCTGTCGTTCGTGCTGGCCGCGCTGTGCTGCGCGTTCTGCGCGCTGGCCTACGCCGAATTCGCGGCGATGGTGCCGGTGTCCGGCAGCGCCTACACCTACACCTACGCCACCTTCGGCGAACTGGCGGCCTGGTTCATCGGCTGGATGCTGGTGCTGGAGTACGGCGTGTCGGCCTCGGCGGTGGCGGTGAGCTGGACCGGCTACTTCCTGAGCCTGCTCGACCATTTCGGCATCCACCTGCCCGCGGCGCTGGTCAACGCGCCGCTGGACGGCAAGCTGCAGCGCACCGGCGCGATCGCCAACCTGCCCGCGGCCGCCATCGTGCTGCTGCTGACATGGCTGTGCTACGTCGGCATCCGCAAGTCCTCGGCGATGAACATGGCGATGGTGGTGCTCAAGACCGGGCTGATCCTGCTGGTGATCGCGGTGGGCTGGAAGTACGTGGACACCGCCAACTGGCACCCGTTCATCCCGGCCAACGAAGGCCCGGGCAAGTACGGCATGGAAGGCGTGCTGCGCGGCGCGGCGATGGTGTTCTTCGCCTACATCGGCTTCGAGGCCGTCTCCGTGGCGGCGCAGGAATCGCACCGGCCGCAGCGCGACCTGCCGATCGGCATGATCCTGTCGCTGGTGATCTGCACCGTGCTGTACATCGCGATGGCCGCGGTGATGACCGGGCTGGTGCCCTACACCCTGCTGGGCACCGACGAGCCGGTGGTGACCGCGGTGGGCGCGCATCCGCAACTGGCGTGGCTGCGGGTGGTGGTCGAGGTCGGCGCGCTGATCGGCCTGTCCTCGGTGGTGCTGGTGATGATCATCGGCCAGCCGCGGATCTTCATGATCATCGCCCGCGACGGGCTGCTGCCGCCGGTGTTCACCAAGATCCATCCCAAGTACCGCACCCCGCACGTCAACACGGTGATCACCGGCATCGGCATCGCGCTGCTGGCGGCGCTGTTCCCGCTGGACGTGCTCGGCGAGCTGACCTCGATGGGTACCCTGATCGCCTTCGCCGCCGTCTGCGCCGGGGTGCTGATCCTGCGCCGCACCCAGCCCGACCTGCCGCGCCCGTTCCGCATCCCGTTCGCCTGGCTGATCTGCATCGCCGGCGTGCTCAGCTGCCTGGCGCTGCTGTCGGCGATGACCGCGCACAACTGGCTGCTGATGGGCGGCTGGACCGTGCTCGGCCTGCTGATCTATTTCGGCTACGGTTTCCGCCACAGCCGCCTGCGTGCCACACAGCCTCGCTAGAATAGGGGCATGAACGCACAGCCCTACGATACCGAACGCCTGCGCACGCTGGCCCAGCTGCTGATCGGCAACATCCGCGAACTGTCGGCGGCCGGCTGGACTCCGGCCACCAGCAGCAACTTCTCGCACCGGCTCGACGCCGCGCATGCCGCGATCACCGTGTCCGGCCGCGACAAGGGCCGGCTGGTCGAGGCCGACATCATGGTGGTGGACTTCGACGGCAAGGCGGTCGGCAGCGATCACCGGCCGTCGGCCGAGACCCTGCTGCACACCCAGCTGTACCGCCGCTTCCCGGAGATCGGCTGCGTGCTGCACACGCATTCGCCGGTGCAGACCGTCGCCTCGCGGCTGTACGCGCCCGCCGGCCACGTGCGCCTGGAAGGCTACGAGCTACTGAAGGCCCTGCATGGCAACCAGACCCACGAGACCGCGGTGGACCTGCCGGTGTTCGCCAACACCCAGGACATGACCGTGCTGGCCGCGCAGGTGGACGCGCTGCTGGACCGCACCGCGCTGTGGGGCTACCTGATCGACGGCCACGGCCTGTACGCCTGGGGCCGCGACATGGCCGAGGCGCGCCGCCACCTGGAAGCCATCGAGTTCCTGCTGCACTGCGAACTGGAACTGCGCAAGCTGCGCGCGGCGGGCTGAGCGCCCCCCGCGCGGCCCGCGCAACAGCGTTCCAGCGCCGCAACGGCGGCCCCTCCGCCAGCTGCTACTCTTTTCCTCCCCTCGACGCCCTCGCCCGCCGCCATGAGCCGACTCCGCATCTTCGCCGAAACCACTCCCGACGCGCCGCTGTTCGACAGCCGCGATGGCGACGCGATCGCCGCCGAGCTGCGCAAGATCGGCGTCACCTTCGAACGCTGGCAGGCCGACCAGCCGATCGAGGCCGGCGCCACGCCGGAGGCGGTGATGGCCGCCTACAGGACCGACATCGACCGGCTGGTGGCCGAACACGGCTTCAAGACCGTGGACGTGGTCAGCATCGCCCCGGACCACCCGCAGCGCGAGGAGATGCGCAGGAAGTTCCTCGAGGAGCATTTCCACAAGGAGGACGAAGTGCGCTTCTTCGTCGCCGGCTCGGGCCTGTTCACTCTGCACGTGGACGGCAAGGTCTACGAGATCGAATGCGTGCAGAACGACCTGATCGCGGTGCCGGACGGCACCCACCACTGGTTCGACATGGGCCCGGAGCCGCGCTTCGTGGCGATCCGCTTCTTCACCGAGCCGGACGGCTGGGTCGGCCACTTCACCGGCACCGACATCGCCCAGCGCTTCCCGCGCTACGAAGCGGCGCTGCGCGGCGAGGCGGACTGAGCATGAGCGCGCCACGCGTGATCCTGACCGACATCGAAGGCACCACCAGCAGCATCTCCTTCGTCAAGGACGTGCTGTTCCCCTACGCGCGCCGCGCCCTGCCCGAGTTCGTGCGCGAGCACGGCCAGCAGCCGCAGGTGCGGCAGTGGCTGGACGCGGTCGCCACCGAGTGCGGCGGCATCTGCACCGATGCGGTGATCGTGGAGACGCTGCAGGGCTGGATCGACCAGGACCGCAAGCACACCGCGCTGAAGGCGCTGCAGGGCATGATCTGGGAAGCCGGCTACCGCGACGGCGACTACCGGGCGCACTTCTACCCGGACGCGGCGCAGGCGCTGCAGGGCTGGCATGCGGCCGGCCTGCCGCTGTACGTGTATTCCTCCGGCTCGGTGCCGGCGCAGAAGCAGTTCTTCGGCTACAGCGACGCCGGCGACCTGACCGGCCTGGTCTCGGGCTGGTTCGACACCGAGATCGGCGGCAAGCGCGAGGCCGGCAGCTACCGCAACATCGTCGCCGCGATCGGGGTGCCGGCCGCGCAGATCGTGTTCCTGTCCGACGTGGTCGAGGAACTGGATGCCGCGCGCGAGGCCGGGCTGCAGACCCGCCTGCTCGACCGCCGCGAGGATTACCCGCAGCCGCGCACCGGCGCGGCCACGCACGGCCACGATCGCGCGGAGAACTTCCAGCAGATCGTGCTCTGAGCCGGTCGCCGCGCGAGCGGCGGATCCGGGCAGGCCAGCGGCCGCGGGCTCGCGACCGGCCACCAGGTTCTCCGGACGCGCCGCGCGCGGCGGGCCGACCAGCGGCCGGCCGCGCCGCCGGCGGTTGCGCCTACCAGGTCCGCCGCAGCGGATGCGCCTCGGTGTTGAACACCACGCGGTCGAACTCCAGCGCGCTGGCCGGCGCGAACAGCAGGTAGTAGTACTTGAAGGTCTCGGCGAACAGGAAGCTCTCCATGGAGTCCTTCTTCTGCTTGCTGCGCACGTCCTTCAATGCGGCGAACCCGTGTTCGGTGCGCGTGTGGCGCACGAAATCCTCGAAGAACACCTTGCCCATGCCGCGGTAGCGCGCATCGCCGGTGTAGCGGTACAGGTAGTACGCCGATTCGACGATCTCCGGACGCAGCGCGTAGCCCGGCGAGCCGACCTTCATCGTGGCGTAGTCCAGCGATTCGGGCTCGATGCCGTGCAGCCGCCACATCTTCAGCCCCGACTCCTGCAACCGCTTGGCGCGCGGCAGGTCGCCGCCGAGCGCGAGCATGCCCGGCATGAAGGCATCCAGCGCGCCGTAGACGGTGCGCGTGCGCTTGCCGGTGTGCATGTCGGCGTGGCCGTACCACAGCTCGCCTTCGCGCACCTCGTCGGCCAGGTGCGCGTTGACCGGGCCGATGCTCTGCTCCCACATGCGCTTGCAGTCCGGATCGTCGAACAGCTTCCAGCACTTGAGCAGGTACTCGTAGTACGAATCGATGCCGCCGGCGATGGAGCTGTCCGGGTCGGTCCACTTGCCGGTCTCCACGTCTATGTTCAGGCCGACCAGCCCCACCTCGGAGCGCCGGTTGAAGGTTTCCACCAGCGCGCGCTTGGCCTTGTCGTAGTACACCGGGTTGCCGGTGAGCTTGCTCAGCGTGCCGAACTCCAGCAGCAGCGTGCCGGTCTCGGCCGGGTTGCTGACGGTGCCGCTGACCTTGCCGGTGCGCAGGTTGACGTGGGTGTACGGCAGGCCGGTGGGGCTGTCGAACACCGGCAACAGGCGCTTGCCCAGGTCCTCGGCCAGCGCCAGCAGGCGCGCATCGCCGGTCATCTGGTGGGCCGAGAGCAGCCCGCCGAGCAGGCGGATGGTGATCTCGAAGTTCTGCACGTCCATGTCGCGGTCGAACGACAGCTGGGTGACGATCAACTCGCGCGCCTCGGCCGCTTCCTTGTCCAGGCCGAGCAGCAGCAGCGTGTCCAGCGCATCCACCGGCGACATCAGCAGCGGCTCCCGGTACCAGTCGTGCGGCTTGCCGCTGATCGGCTTGAGATCGTCGTGGCCCTTGGCGTAGCGCATGTAGCCCTGCCACGCGTGGCGGGTCTGTTCGCGCACCTGCTCGGCCAGGCGCGCGGCCTCCTTGGCGTCCACCGCGGGCACCGGCGCGAGCGCGGCGGCGGACGCGGCCGGCGCCGCGGCGCGCGGCGGCGCCACCGCGTCGCTGGCGCAGGCGGACGATGCCAGCAGCAGGGCGCTGGCCAGGGAGGCAAAGGGAACGGCTCGCATCGTCATCGTCGGGTCCTCGGGTGGGAAACGGTGTGGGCAGCGCAACGCCGGTCCAGGCTGCGGCGCAGCGCGGACGGACCGGCGGAGACGGACGCGCAGCGGCGCGGATGCGGTCCGCGGCCTCTGCCGAAAAAGGAAGCGCGGGAACTGCGGCGCGGCGCACGCATCGTGCGCGCCGCCGCAACCAACCTCAGGCGGCAGGGGCGCCGCTGCTCTCGCGCACGCACAGCCGCACCGGCGCGACGGTGCGCTGCGGCGCGGCGTCCGGATGCGCCACGCGCTGCAGCAGCAGTTCCGCCGCCTGCCGCCCGCGCGCGCGCGGGTCGACGGTGAGCGTGGTCAGGGCCGGCGAGGCCACGGCGGCCTCGGAGATGTCGTCGAAGCCGGTGACCGCGAATTCGCGGCCCGGCTGCACCCCGCGCCGGGCCAGGCCGAGCATCAGGCCCAGCGCGACGCTGTCGTTGTAGCAGACCGCCGCGGTCGGCACGGCGGGGTGTGCGAACAGCTCGCCGGTCCGCGCCGCGGCATCCACCCGGCTGGGCGCCGATTCGACCATCCACTCCGGCCGCAGCGCCACCCCGGCCTCGCCCAGCGCCTGCGCATAGCCGCGGCGGCGCTGGTCGCAGGAACTGGAGGCGGCATGGCCGCCGAAGAACGCGATGCGCCGGTGCCCGCGTTCGAGCAGATGGCGGGTGGCCAGGTAGGCGCCCTGCTGGTTGTCCAGGGTGAGGAAGTCCCAGTCCGCGCCGGCCAGCTCGCGGTTGAACAGCAGCACATGCGCCTGGCCCAGCACCTGGCGCAGTTGTGCCGCGTCGCTGCCTTCGGCCGGCGACAGGATCAGCCCGGCCGGGGTGTGTTCCATCAAGGTGGCCAGCACCGCCTGCTGGCGCTGCGGCGATTCGCCGGTACTGCCGAGCAGCGTCACATAGCCCTTGCCGCCCAGCGCCTCGTCCACGCCGGCGGCGAATTCGGCGAAGAACGGATTGGACAGGTCGTTGATCACCAGCGCCACGCTGGAGGAGGTGCGCCGGCGCAGGTTGGCGGCGCCGCGGTTGTAGACGTAGCGCTGGCGCCGCAGCTCGGCTTCGACCCGCGCGCGGGTGTCCACGTTCACCAGCGGGCTGCCGCGCAGGACCAGCGAGACCGTCGCGCGCGACACGCCGATCGCCTTGGCGATGTCGGTCACGGTGACTGCGCGTGCGCCCTTTCCGGCAGGAGTGGTGTTGTCGTTCATCGTCTCGCCAGGGCGCTTCGGCATGGCGCAAGCCTAAACGATCGGGGGGGTTCGGGATTGGCGGCCGGCATGGCGCGCTGGCGCCACGCGACGGCGCGGGCGCGACGCAGGGGCGGCCGGCATGCGCGTCGCTCATTCCAGCGCCGCGCCGGGCGTGGCGCAGAACGAGGCCGGCAGCGCGTCGGCCTGCGTGCCCCAGCCGGCCTGCGGCGCCTGCGCGCCCAGCGCGAAGGCGACGGTGCCGCCCTGGCGCAGGCGCGCCCAGTCCAGCCACACCGGCGCATGCGCGCGGCCATCGACCCGCACCTGCTGGATGTACTGCAGCTGGCGGCCGTCGGCGCCGGGCGCGCGCAGGGTCAGTGTTCTGCCCGTTCCAAGATCGACCTCGGCCTGCGCGAAGCGCGGCGTATGCAGCAGGAACTGGCCGCTGCCCGGCACCGCCGGGTACAGGCCGAGCGCGCTGAACAGGTACCAGGCCGACATCGTGCCCAGGTCGTCGTTGCCGGTGACGCCGTTGGGCGCGTTGGTGAACAACTGCTGCGCCGCGCGCACCACGGTCGCCGTCTTCCACGGCTGGCCGATCAGCGTGTACATCCACGGCGCATGCAGGTCCGGCTCGTTGTTCGGGTTGTAGCGGAACTGGTTGTAGTAGCTGTACGGCCCGACCACCCACTCCTTGCGCGCGGCGGTCAGCGGCGCCTGGCGCAGCGCGTCGTAGGCGAAGAAGGCGTCCAGCCGGCGCGCGGCCTGGTCGCGGCCGTGCATCGCCTGGACCAGGCCGGGCACGTCCTGCTGCGCCAGCCACTGGTACTGCCAGCCGGTGCCCTCGTGGAAGCCATGCTGCGAACGCGGGCTGTAGTGCCCGTCGGCCGGCGTATACCAGCTGCCGTCCTGCATGCGCGGCCGCGGGAACCCGTCGAACCCGCTCTGCGCGTCGCGCACCTGCGGATCCCACACCTTGCGCCAGTTGCGCCCGCGTTCGCGCAGCGCGCCGGCATCGTCGGCATGGCCCAGGCCGGCGGCCATCTGCGCCAGCGCGCAGTCGGCCAGCGCGTATTCGAGCGTGGCCGACCCGCCGTGGTGCGGGTCCACGTCCATGCCCTTGGACGGAAACGCGCGGTCGTACTGCACGAAGCCGCTGGCCAGGTAGTTCGGATTGCCCGAGCGGCCGGCGTGGCGCGAATTCAGCGGCGGGATGCCGAAGGCGTTGCGGCGCAGCGCGGCGTAGGCCTCCTCTTCGCGCCCGGCCAGCGCGCCGGCGCGCCACAGGTCGACCAGGAACGGCGTCACCGGATCGCCGGTCATCACGTTGGTTTCGAAATTGGCATAGCCCCAGCGCGGCAACCAGCCGCCCTGTTCGTCGATCGCCAGCACGCTGCGGGCGATGTCGCGCGCGACCTGCGGCCTGGTCAACGCCAGCCACTGGTTCTGCGCGCGGTAGGTGTCCCACAGCGAGAAATACTCGTAGTAGGTCCAGCCATCGGCGCGATGGATGCCGTCGTCGTAGCCGCGGTAGCGGCCGTCGGCGTCGCTGCCGGTCAGTGGCTGCAGCAACGCGTGGTACAGCGCGGTGTAGAACACGGTGCGGTCGTCGCCGCTGCCGCCGCGCAGGCGCACCGAAGCCAGTTCCTGCCGCCACTGCCGCTGCGCCAGCTGCCGCATCCGCTCGAAGCCCAGCAGCCTGCCGTCCTGCATGCCGTCGCTGCGCAGGTTGGTGCGCGCGCCTTCGGCGTCCACGTGCGAGATCGCGCTGACCGCGGTCACCGCGCGGCCTCCGGCCAGGTCGAAGCTGAGCCAGGCGCCGCTCGGCTTGAGCTCGCCTTCCATGCCGTGGCGGGCGCCGGGCACCCCGCCGGCCTCGCCCCAGGTGCCGAACGCCGTGAACGGGCGGTCGAACTCGATGCGGAACCAGGTGGTGTACTGATGGCCGCCGCAGAAGCTGTCGGTGACCAGCTTGCCTTCCACCACCCGGTCGCCGACCACCTCGATCGCGCTGCCGATCACCCGGTGGCGGTCGTTGGCCTGGCCGAGGTTGACCAGCAGGTGGCCGCTGCCCGCCGCGGCCGGGAAGGTGTAGCGCTCGGCCGCGGCGCGGGTGCGCGCGGTGGCCTCGACGTCGATGCCGCCGTAGTCGGTCAGGCGCACCTTGTAGTACCCGGCCTGCCCCACTTCGCCGGCGTGGGTGTACGCCGCCGCATAGCGCGTGTGGTCGAAGCTCTTGGCGTCGCCGGTATCGAAATCGCCGCCTGGGCCGATGCGGCCGGTCACCGGCAGCACCGACACCTGGCCGCCCTGCTCCCAGCACCCGGCGCCGGACAGGAACGAGTGGCCGAAGCCGCGGATCTTGGGGTCGTCGTAGCGCCACCCGGCGTAGTGCTCGCCGATCGGGCTGACCTGGATCAGGCCGAACGGCGCCGACGCGCCGGGGAACGTGTTGCCGTCGTCCTTGCTGCCGATGAAGGTGTTGACCTCGCGTTCCAGCGCCTGCGGCGCGGCCTGCAGCGACGGCGCGAACGACAGCGCCAGCAGGCAGGCCAGCCCGGCCAGCCGGTGCCGGGACCCGGCGGCAGGGGCAGCGGGTGTTGGTGCAGCGACCGCTGCCACAGGCCCATGGCAGTGCGGCCGCGAACCGCCCGCCGAGTGGCGCGCGGCCTTGGATCGCGCCGCAAACCCCAAGCCGACCAACGAAGCAGCAACCATGCGGACTCGTCTCCCCGGGAATTTAGATCGATTCAAGTAAACAGGAGAATGGTGGC
The Xanthomonas sp. AM6 DNA segment above includes these coding regions:
- a CDS encoding amino acid permease; this encodes MLKSLLRVKPIEPAGHVDAGEPFEGSLEGEATLKRTLTARHLILLGIGAVIGAGIFVLTGQAAANHAGPAVMLSFVFAGIACAFAGLCYAEFAAMMPVSGSAYSYSYTTLGEGVAWFIGWCLVLEYLFAGSSVAVGWSAYLISFLTGTLGLPFPAELASSPLAWNGHAFVASGGIVNLPAVLIVGAVSILCYVGVTQSAFANAIVVAIKVLVICLFVGFGVSHVDPANWHPFIPENTGPGEFGWSGVFRAASIVFFSYIGFDAVSTSAGETKDPQRNMPIGILVSLAVCTVIYIIVCAVLTGLLPYTQLGTAKPVATALEHYPSLAWLKTFVEIGAIAGLSSVVLVMLMAQPRIFYTMARDGLLPKLFGKVHRKFHTPYVGTIVVGVVAALLAGLIPLDVLGELVSMGTLLAFATVCVGVLVLRFTKPDLPRPFRVPFAPVVCTLGALFCVGLFLQAFQEHWKVFVGWTLIGLVIYFGYGIRHSRLAGKA
- a CDS encoding LacI family DNA-binding transcriptional regulator; its protein translation is MNDNTTPAGKGARAVTVTDIAKAIGVSRATVSLVLRGSPLVNVDTRARVEAELRRQRYVYNRGAANLRRRTSSSVALVINDLSNPFFAEFAAGVDEALGGKGYVTLLGSTGESPQRQQAVLATLMEHTPAGLILSPAEGSDAAQLRQVLGQAHVLLFNRELAGADWDFLTLDNQQGAYLATRHLLERGHRRIAFFGGHAASSSCDQRRRGYAQALGEAGVALRPEWMVESAPSRVDAAARTGELFAHPAVPTAAVCYNDSVALGLMLGLARRGVQPGREFAVTGFDDISEAAVASPALTTLTVDPRARGRQAAELLLQRVAHPDAAPQRTVAPVRLCVRESSGAPAA
- a CDS encoding amino acid permease; its protein translation is MLKQLWATKHPHASHEDAGGLGLQRALGPWGLTALGIGAVIGGGIFVITGQAAANHAGPAIMLSFVLAALCCAFCALAYAEFAAMVPVSGSAYTYTYATFGELAAWFIGWMLVLEYGVSASAVAVSWTGYFLSLLDHFGIHLPAALVNAPLDGKLQRTGAIANLPAAAIVLLLTWLCYVGIRKSSAMNMAMVVLKTGLILLVIAVGWKYVDTANWHPFIPANEGPGKYGMEGVLRGAAMVFFAYIGFEAVSVAAQESHRPQRDLPIGMILSLVICTVLYIAMAAVMTGLVPYTLLGTDEPVVTAVGAHPQLAWLRVVVEVGALIGLSSVVLVMIIGQPRIFMIIARDGLLPPVFTKIHPKYRTPHVNTVITGIGIALLAALFPLDVLGELTSMGTLIAFAAVCAGVLILRRTQPDLPRPFRIPFAWLICIAGVLSCLALLSAMTAHNWLLMGGWTVLGLLIYFGYGFRHSRLRATQPR
- a CDS encoding methylthioribulose 1-phosphate dehydratase; its protein translation is MNAQPYDTERLRTLAQLLIGNIRELSAAGWTPATSSNFSHRLDAAHAAITVSGRDKGRLVEADIMVVDFDGKAVGSDHRPSAETLLHTQLYRRFPEIGCVLHTHSPVQTVASRLYAPAGHVRLEGYELLKALHGNQTHETAVDLPVFANTQDMTVLAAQVDALLDRTALWGYLIDGHGLYAWGRDMAEARRHLEAIEFLLHCELELRKLRAAG
- a CDS encoding glycoside hydrolase family 47 protein, whose amino-acid sequence is MTMRAVPFASLASALLLASSACASDAVAPPRAAAPAASAAALAPVPAVDAKEAARLAEQVREQTRHAWQGYMRYAKGHDDLKPISGKPHDWYREPLLMSPVDALDTLLLLGLDKEAAEARELIVTQLSFDRDMDVQNFEITIRLLGGLLSAHQMTGDARLLALAEDLGKRLLPVFDSPTGLPYTHVNLRTGKVSGTVSNPAETGTLLLEFGTLSKLTGNPVYYDKAKRALVETFNRRSEVGLVGLNIDVETGKWTDPDSSIAGGIDSYYEYLLKCWKLFDDPDCKRMWEQSIGPVNAHLADEVREGELWYGHADMHTGKRTRTVYGALDAFMPGMLALGGDLPRAKRLQESGLKMWRLHGIEPESLDYATMKVGSPGYALRPEIVESAYYLYRYTGDARYRGMGKVFFEDFVRHTRTEHGFAALKDVRSKQKKDSMESFLFAETFKYYYLLFAPASALEFDRVVFNTEAHPLRRTW
- a CDS encoding acireductone dioxygenase; the protein is MSRLRIFAETTPDAPLFDSRDGDAIAAELRKIGVTFERWQADQPIEAGATPEAVMAAYRTDIDRLVAEHGFKTVDVVSIAPDHPQREEMRRKFLEEHFHKEDEVRFFVAGSGLFTLHVDGKVYEIECVQNDLIAVPDGTHHWFDMGPEPRFVAIRFFTEPDGWVGHFTGTDIAQRFPRYEAALRGEAD
- a CDS encoding NUDIX hydrolase, with product MPDLSLRRQLQAYAVRWPQEAEVAAQFLALLDDAHDPFVRARLDGHFTGSAWLVSADGARTLLTHHRKLQRWLQLGGHADGDRDLAQVALKEAEEESGLPGLALEDGAVFDLDRHWIPARQEVPGHWHFDARYVVRAGADETFAVSAESLALAWRPIAELLAEPDLDPSLRRMAGKWLARGGS
- a CDS encoding GH92 family glycosyl hydrolase; this translates as MLALSFAPSLQAAPQALEREVNTFIGSKDDGNTFPGASAPFGLIQVSPIGEHYAGWRYDDPKIRGFGHSFLSGAGCWEQGGQVSVLPVTGRIGPGGDFDTGDAKSFDHTRYAAAYTHAGEVGQAGYYKVRLTDYGGIDVEATARTRAAAERYTFPAAAGSGHLLVNLGQANDRHRVIGSAIEVVGDRVVEGKLVTDSFCGGHQYTTWFRIEFDRPFTAFGTWGEAGGVPGARHGMEGELKPSGAWLSFDLAGGRAVTAVSAISHVDAEGARTNLRSDGMQDGRLLGFERMRQLAQRQWRQELASVRLRGGSGDDRTVFYTALYHALLQPLTGSDADGRYRGYDDGIHRADGWTYYEYFSLWDTYRAQNQWLALTRPQVARDIARSVLAIDEQGGWLPRWGYANFETNVMTGDPVTPFLVDLWRAGALAGREEEAYAALRRNAFGIPPLNSRHAGRSGNPNYLASGFVQYDRAFPSKGMDVDPHHGGSATLEYALADCALAQMAAGLGHADDAGALRERGRNWRKVWDPQVRDAQSGFDGFPRPRMQDGSWYTPADGHYSPRSQHGFHEGTGWQYQWLAQQDVPGLVQAMHGRDQAARRLDAFFAYDALRQAPLTAARKEWVVGPYSYYNQFRYNPNNEPDLHAPWMYTLIGQPWKTATVVRAAQQLFTNAPNGVTGNDDLGTMSAWYLFSALGLYPAVPGSGQFLLHTPRFAQAEVDLGTGRTLTLRAPGADGRQLQYIQQVRVDGRAHAPVWLDWARLRQGGTVAFALGAQAPQAGWGTQADALPASFCATPGAALE
- the mtnC gene encoding acireductone synthase; the protein is MSAPRVILTDIEGTTSSISFVKDVLFPYARRALPEFVREHGQQPQVRQWLDAVATECGGICTDAVIVETLQGWIDQDRKHTALKALQGMIWEAGYRDGDYRAHFYPDAAQALQGWHAAGLPLYVYSSGSVPAQKQFFGYSDAGDLTGLVSGWFDTEIGGKREAGSYRNIVAAIGVPAAQIVFLSDVVEELDAAREAGLQTRLLDRREDYPQPRTGAATHGHDRAENFQQIVL